The Mycolicibacterium hassiacum DSM 44199 genome includes a window with the following:
- a CDS encoding cytochrome ubiquinol oxidase subunit I yields the protein MDALDLSRWQFGITTVYHFIFVPLTIGLAPIIAAMQTAWVRTGNPAWYRLTRFFGKLFLINFALGVATGIVQEFQFGMNWSEYSRFVGDIFGAPLAFEGLIAFFFESTFIGLWIFGWHRLPRLVHLACIWIVAFAVNASAYFIIAANSFMQHPVGAEFNPQTGRAELVDFGALLTNNTAIWAFLHAVAASLLTAGTFVAGICAWLMVRSHRQKGADGADEAQAAAAMYRPATIAGSVVALIAAVGLFFTGDIQGKLMFDQQPMKMASAESLCDTATDPNFSILTVGTHNNCDSVIHVIEVPYVLPFLAQGSFTGVTLQGVNDLQAQYQEKFGPGDYRPNLFVTYWSFRVMIGLMLVPVAFALTALWLTRRGRIPHQRWFGRFGVLSIPMPFLASSAGWIFTEMGRQPWVVAPNPTGDQLVRMTVQQGVSDHATATVALSLVVFTLIYGALAVVWFWLMRRYAGEGFQEHDSEPIPPPSPEEHDVAPLSFAY from the coding sequence ATGGACGCGCTGGATCTGTCGAGGTGGCAGTTCGGCATTACGACCGTCTATCACTTCATCTTCGTTCCGCTGACGATCGGGCTCGCCCCGATCATCGCGGCGATGCAGACGGCGTGGGTACGCACCGGCAATCCGGCCTGGTACCGGCTGACGCGGTTCTTCGGGAAGCTGTTCTTGATCAACTTCGCGCTCGGCGTCGCCACCGGCATCGTGCAGGAGTTCCAGTTCGGCATGAACTGGAGCGAGTACTCGCGGTTCGTCGGTGACATCTTCGGGGCGCCGCTGGCGTTCGAGGGCCTGATCGCGTTCTTCTTCGAGTCGACCTTCATCGGCCTGTGGATCTTCGGCTGGCATCGGCTGCCGCGCCTGGTGCACCTGGCGTGCATCTGGATCGTCGCGTTCGCGGTCAACGCGTCGGCGTACTTCATCATCGCGGCCAACTCGTTCATGCAGCACCCGGTCGGCGCGGAGTTCAACCCGCAGACCGGTCGCGCCGAACTGGTCGACTTCGGTGCGCTGTTGACCAACAACACCGCGATCTGGGCGTTCCTGCACGCGGTCGCCGCGTCGCTGCTCACCGCGGGCACCTTCGTGGCCGGCATCTGCGCGTGGCTGATGGTGCGCTCACACCGGCAGAAAGGCGCCGACGGCGCCGACGAGGCGCAGGCCGCGGCGGCGATGTACCGGCCGGCCACCATCGCCGGCAGCGTCGTCGCCCTCATCGCCGCGGTGGGGCTGTTCTTCACCGGCGATATCCAGGGCAAGCTGATGTTCGACCAGCAGCCGATGAAGATGGCCTCGGCGGAGTCGTTGTGCGACACCGCGACCGATCCGAACTTCTCGATCCTGACCGTGGGCACGCACAACAACTGCGACAGCGTGATCCACGTGATCGAGGTGCCCTACGTGCTGCCGTTTTTGGCGCAGGGCTCGTTCACCGGGGTCACCCTGCAGGGCGTCAACGATCTGCAGGCGCAGTACCAGGAGAAGTTCGGCCCCGGCGACTACCGGCCCAACCTGTTCGTCACCTACTGGTCGTTCCGCGTGATGATCGGGCTGATGCTGGTGCCGGTCGCGTTCGCGCTCACCGCGCTGTGGCTGACCCGGCGGGGCCGGATCCCGCACCAGCGCTGGTTCGGGCGGTTCGGGGTGCTGTCCATCCCGATGCCGTTCCTGGCCAGCTCGGCGGGCTGGATCTTCACCGAGATGGGCCGGCAACCGTGGGTGGTCGCGCCCAACCCGACCGGTGACCAACTGGTCCGGATGACCGTGCAGCAGGGCGTGTCCGACCACGCCACCGCAACCGTGGCGCTGTCGCTGGTGGTGTTCACGCTGATCTACGGCGCCCTGGCGGTGGTCTGGTTCTGGCTGATGCGCCGGTACGCCGGCGAGGGGTTCCAGGAGCACGACTCCGAACCCATTCCGCCCCCGTCCCCCGAGGAGCACGACGTCGCTCCCCTGTCCTTCGCGTACTAG
- the cydB gene encoding cytochrome d ubiquinol oxidase subunit II, giving the protein MGLQELWFILIAALFLGFLVLEGFDFGVGMLMAPFGLTGDGDPEPRRRAVLNTIGPVWDANEVWLITAGAAMFAAFPNWYASVFSALYLPLLAILFGMIVRIVGIEWRGKINDEQWRKWADIGIALGSWLPAVLWGVAFAILVRGLPVDADGRVHAGISDVLNPYTLLGGLATASLFAFYGAVFIALKTAGAVRDDAFRFAKLIAPLVIAFAGGFGLWTQLAYGKTWTWLALGAAVVALLVAVGLMWTQRREGWAFFSTVVVIAAVAALLFGSLYPNLLPSTLNPEWSVTIYNGSSTSYTLTIMSWAALTLLPLVLAYQAWTYWVFRRRISAEAIPAPAGLSRQSR; this is encoded by the coding sequence ATGGGTCTGCAGGAGTTGTGGTTCATCCTCATCGCCGCGTTGTTCCTGGGCTTTCTGGTCCTCGAAGGGTTCGACTTCGGCGTCGGGATGCTGATGGCGCCGTTCGGTCTGACCGGCGACGGCGACCCCGAACCGCGCCGCCGCGCCGTGCTCAACACCATCGGCCCGGTGTGGGACGCCAACGAGGTGTGGCTGATCACCGCCGGCGCCGCGATGTTCGCCGCGTTCCCGAACTGGTACGCGTCGGTGTTCTCCGCGCTGTACCTGCCGCTGCTGGCGATCCTGTTCGGGATGATCGTGCGCATCGTCGGCATCGAGTGGCGCGGCAAGATCAACGACGAACAGTGGCGCAAATGGGCCGACATCGGCATCGCGCTCGGATCCTGGTTGCCCGCGGTGCTGTGGGGCGTGGCGTTCGCGATCCTGGTGCGTGGTCTGCCGGTGGACGCCGACGGCCGGGTGCACGCGGGGATCTCCGATGTGCTCAACCCCTACACCCTGCTCGGTGGGCTGGCCACCGCGTCACTGTTCGCGTTCTACGGTGCGGTGTTCATCGCGCTCAAGACCGCCGGCGCGGTGCGTGACGACGCCTTCCGCTTCGCGAAGCTGATCGCGCCGCTGGTGATCGCCTTCGCCGGCGGATTCGGGCTGTGGACGCAGCTGGCCTACGGCAAGACCTGGACCTGGCTCGCGCTGGGTGCCGCGGTGGTGGCGCTGCTGGTCGCGGTCGGGCTGATGTGGACGCAGCGCCGGGAGGGCTGGGCGTTCTTCTCGACGGTCGTGGTGATCGCCGCGGTGGCGGCGCTGCTGTTCGGTTCGCTGTACCCGAACCTGTTGCCGTCCACGCTGAATCCCGAGTGGAGCGTCACCATCTACAACGGGTCGTCGACGTCGTACACGCTGACGATCATGTCCTGGGCCGCGCTGACCCTGCTGCCGCTGGTGCTGGCCTACCAGGCCTGGACCTACTGGGTCTTCCGGCGGCGGATCAGCGCCGAGGCCATCCCCGCTCCGGCCGGATTGTCGAGGCAATCGCGCTGA
- the cydD gene encoding thiol reductant ABC exporter subunit CydD has protein sequence MRRFLVATTGCGLVISGCTIASAVVLAHIVAGVITDPAARTLGAVSGPVAALAGLWALRTLAHWQQGRLAQRGATAVIADLNRKVLATTAALPPRQLAERRDDAAVVVTRGLDGLRLYFTNYLPALILAAVLTPAAVAVIAVYDWRSAVTVLVVLPLIPVFMVLIGLATAERSAAALKSMGTLQSRMLDLVAGLPTLRALRRVGGSADRAAELGAAHRRSTMSTLRIAFLSSFVMELLATLGVALVAVGVGLRLLNGNMTLAAGLTALLLAPEVFWPLRRVGVAFHAAQDGKTAADKAFALIDTPPDPTPRTPVTITESPAGVVIELPTLNAVAEPGRVTVLAGPNGIGKSTLLHDILGLTEPGADRQRWWRRVAWLPHRPMLVFGTVRQNLELFGPLDIESACRATCFDEVLAELPDGLDTVIGQGGVGLSLGQRQRLGLARALGSPADVLLLDEPTAHLDAATEAKVLRAIRDRADAGATVVVVGHRDPVLAIGDRVVRVGSPAHV, from the coding sequence ATGCGCCGGTTCCTGGTGGCGACGACGGGCTGCGGGCTGGTGATCTCGGGATGCACGATCGCCTCGGCGGTGGTGTTGGCGCACATCGTCGCCGGGGTGATCACCGACCCCGCGGCCCGTACCCTCGGCGCGGTGTCGGGGCCGGTGGCCGCACTGGCCGGGCTGTGGGCGCTGCGCACCCTGGCGCACTGGCAGCAGGGCCGGCTCGCCCAGCGCGGCGCGACCGCCGTGATCGCCGACCTGAACCGAAAGGTGTTGGCCACCACCGCGGCACTGCCGCCGCGGCAGCTCGCCGAGCGCCGCGACGACGCCGCGGTCGTGGTCACCCGCGGTTTGGACGGTCTGCGGCTGTACTTCACCAACTACCTGCCGGCGCTGATCCTCGCGGCCGTCCTCACTCCCGCCGCGGTCGCGGTCATCGCCGTCTACGACTGGCGCTCGGCGGTGACGGTGCTGGTCGTGCTGCCGCTCATCCCGGTCTTCATGGTGCTGATCGGACTGGCCACCGCCGAACGGTCCGCTGCCGCACTGAAATCCATGGGGACACTGCAGTCGCGGATGCTGGATCTGGTCGCCGGGCTGCCCACGCTGCGGGCGCTGCGGCGGGTCGGCGGATCGGCCGACCGGGCCGCCGAACTCGGTGCGGCACACCGGCGGTCGACGATGTCGACGCTGCGGATCGCGTTCCTGTCGTCCTTCGTGATGGAGCTGCTGGCCACCCTGGGTGTGGCCCTGGTCGCGGTGGGCGTCGGCCTGCGGCTGCTGAACGGGAACATGACGCTGGCGGCCGGGCTCACCGCGCTGCTGTTGGCCCCCGAGGTGTTCTGGCCGCTGCGCCGCGTCGGTGTCGCCTTCCACGCCGCCCAGGACGGAAAGACCGCCGCCGACAAGGCGTTCGCGCTCATCGACACTCCACCCGATCCGACGCCCCGCACCCCGGTGACGATCACCGAGTCGCCGGCCGGCGTCGTCATCGAGCTGCCCACGCTGAACGCGGTCGCCGAGCCGGGCCGCGTCACGGTGCTCGCCGGACCCAACGGCATCGGCAAGTCGACGCTGCTGCACGACATCCTGGGACTGACCGAGCCGGGCGCCGACCGACAGCGGTGGTGGCGCCGGGTGGCCTGGCTGCCGCACCGCCCGATGCTGGTTTTCGGCACCGTCCGGCAGAACCTGGAGCTGTTCGGCCCGCTGGACATCGAGTCCGCCTGCCGCGCCACATGTTTCGACGAGGTTCTGGCCGAGCTGCCGGACGGTCTCGACACCGTGATCGGCCAGGGCGGGGTCGGGCTGTCGCTGGGCCAGCGCCAGCGGCTGGGGCTGGCCCGGGCGCTCGGGTCGCCGGCGGACGTGCTACTGCTCGACGAGCCCACCGCGCACCTGGACGCCGCCACCGAGGCCAAGGTGCTGCGGGCCATCCGGGACCGGGCCGACGCCGGCGCGACGGTGGTGGTGGTCGGCCACCGCGACCCGGTGCTCGCGATCGGCGATCGGGTGGTGCGAGTGGGGAGCCCGGCCCATGTTTGA
- a CDS encoding ATP-binding cassette domain-containing protein, which yields MFELLRPRLPRLLLAVTFGVLALGSALALTAVSAWLITRAWQMPPVLHLTVATVTVRALAISRGVFGYCERLASHDTALRAAADVRERLYLRLATGPAGAVLRRHTGQLVNDVGATVDELSDVLVRAVVPIAVAAVLGVAGVAVIAVISPAAAAVLAVCLLLAGVVAPYLGARAAVSAEKVAAQRHSRRDTAAMTALDYAPELRVNNRLDDVLADADRQQHAWGAAIDRAAAPAAVASAVPTAAMGVSVLGAVLAGVTLAPSVAPTTLAILMLLPLSAFEASAALPAAAVQLARSRIAARRIRALTEADPDEGRRPDLPAVPLAPGARVAVLGPSGSGKTTLLMTLAGLLPTEQPDSQAAFFPEDAHIFATTVRDNLLVARGDADDAELTAALRRVGLGDWLESLPDGLSTVLVGGAAAVSAGQRRRLLLARALISPAPVVLLDEPTEHLDAADSDRFLTELLTPGGLFPPERTVVVATHHLPAGLECQRIELCGSRVTSAV from the coding sequence ATGTTTGAGTTGTTGCGTCCGCGCCTGCCCCGGCTGCTGCTAGCGGTGACGTTCGGGGTGCTGGCGCTGGGCAGTGCGCTCGCGTTGACCGCGGTGTCGGCGTGGCTGATCACCCGGGCCTGGCAGATGCCGCCGGTGCTGCACCTGACCGTGGCGACGGTGACGGTGCGCGCACTGGCGATCTCCCGCGGGGTGTTCGGCTACTGCGAGCGGCTGGCCTCGCACGACACCGCGCTGCGGGCCGCCGCCGACGTCCGCGAACGGCTGTATCTGCGGCTGGCCACCGGCCCGGCCGGCGCGGTGCTGCGCCGCCACACCGGTCAACTGGTCAACGATGTCGGTGCCACCGTCGACGAACTGTCCGACGTCCTGGTGCGTGCGGTGGTGCCGATCGCGGTGGCCGCGGTGCTCGGGGTGGCGGGTGTTGCCGTCATCGCGGTGATCTCTCCCGCCGCCGCGGCGGTGCTGGCGGTGTGTCTGCTGCTCGCCGGGGTGGTCGCCCCCTACCTCGGCGCCAGAGCCGCCGTGTCCGCTGAAAAGGTTGCCGCCCAGCGGCATTCGCGCCGGGACACGGCCGCGATGACCGCGCTGGACTATGCCCCGGAGCTGCGGGTGAACAACCGGCTCGACGATGTGCTCGCCGACGCCGACCGACAACAGCATGCCTGGGGCGCGGCGATCGACCGGGCCGCCGCCCCGGCCGCGGTCGCCTCGGCGGTGCCGACCGCCGCGATGGGCGTCAGCGTGCTCGGCGCGGTGCTCGCCGGGGTGACCCTGGCGCCCTCGGTCGCGCCCACCACGCTGGCGATCCTGATGCTGCTGCCGCTGTCGGCGTTCGAGGCCAGCGCCGCCCTGCCCGCCGCCGCGGTACAGCTGGCCCGGTCCCGGATCGCGGCCCGCCGGATCCGGGCGCTGACCGAGGCCGACCCCGACGAGGGCCGCCGCCCCGACCTGCCGGCGGTTCCGCTGGCGCCCGGCGCGCGGGTGGCGGTGCTCGGGCCCAGTGGATCCGGCAAGACCACGCTGCTGATGACCCTGGCCGGGCTGCTGCCCACCGAGCAGCCCGACTCGCAGGCCGCGTTCTTCCCGGAGGACGCGCACATCTTCGCCACCACGGTGCGCGACAACCTGTTGGTGGCGCGCGGCGACGCCGACGACGCCGAGTTGACCGCCGCGCTGCGGCGCGTCGGGCTGGGCGACTGGCTCGAATCGCTCCCCGACGGGTTGTCGACGGTGCTGGTCGGCGGGGCGGCCGCGGTCTCGGCGGGTCAGCGCCGCCGGCTGCTGCTGGCCCGGGCGCTGATCTCGCCCGCCCCGGTCGTGCTGCTCGATGAGCCGACCGAGCATCTCGACGCCGCCGACAGCGACCGGTTCCTGACCGAACTGCTCACGCCGGGCGGGCTTTTCCCGCCCGAGCGCACCGTAGTGGTCGCCACCCACCACCTGCCCGCGGGCCTCGAGTGTCAGCGGATCGAACTGTGCGGCAGCCGGGTAACGTCGGCGGTATGA
- a CDS encoding DUF4190 domain-containing protein, with protein MSEPETPAGPSGQAPLPGAPPTYAGYPPPGYPGGYPTGYPAAPPPPAPAGPRNGIGLAALLTGIVGALTLYGGVVLGPAAVVLGIIGWNRVRRGEATNGPVALLGIVLGAVGLIVGVIAIVLTVMLMNEVGAGDYFDCMSSAGGDPDAVDACLREFTDRIEEAFPDR; from the coding sequence ATGAGCGAACCGGAAACCCCGGCCGGGCCCTCCGGCCAGGCGCCACTTCCCGGTGCGCCCCCGACGTATGCGGGCTACCCGCCCCCGGGCTATCCGGGCGGCTATCCCACGGGCTATCCGGCCGCCCCGCCACCCCCGGCGCCGGCCGGGCCGAGGAACGGCATCGGGCTCGCCGCGCTGCTGACCGGGATCGTCGGCGCGCTGACCCTCTACGGCGGTGTCGTCCTCGGACCCGCCGCCGTCGTCTTGGGGATCATCGGCTGGAACCGTGTCAGGCGCGGTGAGGCCACCAACGGGCCGGTCGCGCTGCTGGGTATCGTGCTCGGCGCGGTCGGTCTGATCGTCGGGGTGATCGCGATCGTGCTCACCGTGATGCTGATGAACGAGGTGGGCGCCGGCGACTACTTCGACTGCATGTCGAGCGCGGGCGGCGACCCGGACGCGGTGGACGCGTGCCTGCGTGAGTTCACCGACCGGATCGAGGAAGCCTTTCCCGACCGGTAG